A window from Prochlorococcus marinus CUG1435 encodes these proteins:
- a CDS encoding Re/Si-specific NAD(P)(+) transhydrogenase subunit alpha, translated as MTKILIPSETSSGERRVSATPEAVKKLKSLGCDVYIESSAGKLSGFSDLSYEESGGTIINNLDQKIWGEADLIFCVQTPSEDNLTKLKKGAVLLGLLNPYGNKELLRIINSNKISALSLELLPRISRAQSSDVLSSQANIAGYKAVLLAASELDRYFPMLMTAAGTVQPAKVVVLGGGVAGLQAVATAKRLGAIVFVSDIRPAVKEQVESLGARFIELPEVEEKPGEAGGYAKAVTPEFLSKQKATLTKYLSEADVAICTAQVLGKKAPVLIDSPMIKKMRPGAVVIDLAVSQGGNCEGTKSNETIIKDGVKLIGAGELPSSVPYDASSLYAKNLTSLITPFIKDGLIKLDKEDELISGCLLSDEGVVLQNKVFEN; from the coding sequence TTGACAAAGATACTTATTCCTTCCGAAACAAGCTCTGGTGAAAGGAGAGTTTCAGCTACACCAGAAGCGGTAAAGAAATTAAAAAGCCTTGGATGTGATGTTTATATTGAAAGTTCAGCAGGGAAATTATCAGGATTTAGTGACTTATCATATGAAGAATCGGGCGGAACAATAATAAACAACTTAGATCAAAAAATTTGGGGTGAAGCGGACTTAATATTTTGTGTTCAAACTCCATCAGAGGATAATTTAACTAAGTTAAAGAAAGGCGCTGTTCTTCTCGGTCTTCTTAACCCATATGGTAATAAGGAGCTTCTAAGGATTATAAATAGTAATAAGATTTCAGCTTTGTCACTAGAGTTGCTTCCGAGGATTAGTAGAGCTCAATCTTCTGATGTTCTTTCTTCACAGGCCAATATTGCTGGATATAAAGCAGTTCTTTTGGCTGCAAGTGAGTTAGATAGATATTTCCCAATGCTTATGACTGCAGCTGGGACAGTCCAACCTGCCAAAGTAGTGGTTCTTGGTGGAGGCGTTGCAGGATTACAGGCAGTTGCGACAGCAAAAAGACTTGGAGCAATAGTATTTGTATCTGATATTAGACCTGCTGTTAAAGAACAAGTAGAGTCCCTCGGAGCAAGATTTATAGAGCTTCCTGAAGTTGAGGAAAAGCCAGGAGAGGCAGGAGGTTATGCAAAAGCTGTAACACCTGAATTCCTCTCAAAACAGAAGGCAACTTTAACTAAATATTTATCTGAAGCTGATGTTGCTATATGTACTGCGCAAGTTCTAGGTAAAAAGGCCCCTGTTTTAATAGACTCACCCATGATTAAAAAAATGAGGCCTGGAGCAGTAGTTATTGATTTAGCAGTTTCTCAGGGAGGCAACTGCGAAGGAACAAAATCAAATGAAACTATTATCAAAGATGGGGTAAAACTTATAGGAGCGGGGGAATTACCCTCTTCAGTTCCTTATGATGCAAGTTCACTTTATGCTAAAAACTTAACATCTTTGATTACACCATTTATAAAAGATGGTCTAATTAAATTAGATAAAGAGGATGAACTCATTTCCGGATGTTTATTAAGCGATGAAGGAGTTGTTCTTCAAAATAAAGTTTTTGAAAATTGA
- a CDS encoding EF-1 guanine nucleotide exchange domain-containing protein, with amino-acid sequence MSIKAIECPDGVCHSHHGGHAVPRQAMQKNLEKHGKDWCEKLAERIYEMSVDTYSQTVMPSLHSAGWQRRHLDWEFKLAENDSEPDEALVEGIINATESFLRSSEVHRLFIQELVQGTFEEANDKKIISKAIKSIIEEEIVSSLREKKETLLKKISAKLISEEKVSEELAINSAKEGFEEVERLLANHSEAV; translated from the coding sequence ATGAGTATAAAAGCAATCGAATGTCCTGATGGAGTGTGCCACAGTCATCATGGTGGTCATGCTGTTCCAAGGCAAGCTATGCAGAAAAATCTAGAAAAGCATGGTAAAGACTGGTGCGAGAAATTAGCAGAGAGAATTTATGAAATGTCAGTTGATACTTATTCACAGACAGTCATGCCCAGTCTCCACTCGGCAGGTTGGCAAAGAAGACATTTAGATTGGGAATTTAAGCTGGCAGAAAATGATTCTGAACCTGATGAAGCTCTTGTTGAAGGAATTATTAATGCCACAGAAAGCTTTCTAAGGAGTAGTGAGGTGCATAGATTATTTATTCAAGAATTAGTTCAGGGCACATTCGAGGAAGCAAATGATAAAAAAATAATTTCTAAAGCAATAAAATCTATCATTGAAGAAGAAATTGTTAGTTCACTAAGAGAAAAGAAAGAAACTCTTTTAAAGAAAATATCCGCAAAATTAATATCAGAAGAAAAAGTTAGCGAGGAACTTGCAATAAATTCAGCTAAAGAGGGTTTTGAAGAAGTTGAAAGGCTACTTGCAAATCACAGCGAGGCAGTCTAA
- a CDS encoding alpha/beta fold hydrolase, which translates to MNNNFKKNLNIPNYWNWNGFKICWSVTGEENEIPIIFLHGFGASRKHWRNNLEYFAKKNFASYSLDLIGFGDSDQPGIRQIGKLNNEIWSDQVKDFIAQVIRPKNSGKVILIGNSLGSLVALTCAVSLEDQIATVIASPLPDQIQENKKSITKKPSFKNFQDRFITIFFLFFPLEIILFLITKLGVIKLGLNSAYFKKDNIDRELIDLVTKPVLRRTSARSLRAMCIGMSCRDEKFKASHLLKKLSASKKVPFLLIWGEKDNFIPLFVGKKIANFHRWVKLKIVSNSGHCIHDEDPSVFNRISYEWIRDLKTF; encoded by the coding sequence ATGAATAATAATTTTAAAAAAAATTTAAACATTCCTAATTACTGGAATTGGAATGGTTTTAAAATTTGTTGGAGTGTTACAGGCGAAGAAAATGAGATTCCAATTATCTTTCTCCATGGATTTGGAGCAAGTCGAAAACATTGGAGAAACAATTTAGAGTATTTTGCGAAAAAGAATTTTGCCTCTTATTCTTTGGATTTAATAGGATTTGGGGATTCAGATCAACCTGGGATTAGACAAATTGGAAAATTAAATAATGAGATTTGGTCTGATCAAGTGAAAGACTTTATTGCACAGGTAATAAGACCAAAGAATTCTGGGAAAGTAATTCTTATTGGCAATTCACTTGGATCACTAGTTGCTTTAACATGTGCTGTTTCATTAGAGGATCAGATTGCAACAGTTATTGCATCACCTTTGCCAGATCAAATTCAAGAAAATAAAAAGTCCATAACAAAAAAACCATCATTTAAGAACTTTCAAGATAGATTCATAACAATATTTTTTTTGTTTTTCCCTTTGGAGATTATTTTATTTTTAATAACTAAATTAGGGGTTATTAAACTGGGACTAAATTCTGCCTATTTCAAAAAAGATAATATTGATCGCGAACTAATAGATTTGGTAACAAAACCAGTTTTAAGGAGAACTTCAGCTAGATCATTAAGAGCAATGTGTATTGGAATGTCTTGTAGAGATGAAAAATTTAAAGCTTCTCACCTTTTGAAAAAACTTAGCGCATCAAAAAAAGTTCCTTTTTTATTGATTTGGGGCGAAAAAGATAATTTCATACCTTTGTTTGTTGGTAAAAAGATTGCAAATTTCCATAGATGGGTAAAATTAAAAATAGTATCCAATTCAGGGCATTGTATCCATGATGAAGACCCTTCAGTATTCAATAGAATTTCTTATGAATGGATTAGAGATTTAAAAACCTTTTAA
- a CDS encoding NAD(P) transhydrogenase subunit alpha, which produces MSFISLLWVLLLGSLLGLELIGKVPPTLHTPLMSGANAISGITMLAALTLIVKAEGNVPLLIIGSVSLGFALFNVVGGFFVTDRMLAMFSRKPSNKK; this is translated from the coding sequence ATGTCTTTTATAAGTCTTCTTTGGGTTCTTTTACTTGGTAGTTTATTAGGCCTCGAGTTAATTGGAAAAGTTCCTCCTACTCTTCACACACCTCTAATGAGTGGAGCAAATGCAATTTCGGGAATAACAATGCTTGCAGCCTTGACTTTAATTGTAAAAGCAGAAGGTAACGTACCACTTTTAATAATTGGTTCAGTTTCTCTTGGATTTGCTCTTTTCAACGTTGTAGGTGGTTTCTTTGTAACTGATCGAATGCTCGCGATGTTTAGTCGTAAACCGTCAAATAAGAAGTAA
- the trxB gene encoding thioredoxin-disulfide reductase gives MENKEKISNVENVVIIGSGPAGYTAAIYAARANLQPLLVTGFNSGGIPGGQLMTTTFVENYPGFPDGVLGPELMDLMKAQAERWGTNLYESDVVSINTDSHPFELKTLEGTIKTNSIIIATGASANRLGVINEDKFWSKGISACAICDGATPQFRDEELAVIGGGDSACEEAAYLTKYGSKVHLIVRSEKLRASAAMVDRVKANPKIEIHWNTKVDKADGSEWLERIETINSQEGKGEINIKGLFYAIGHTPNTKFLGNKIDLDNKGYIACKSGRPETSIEGIFAAGDVVDSEWRQGVTAAGTGCMAALATERWLAEKNLAKTIVRETPEPEKKLNSSDFNEEEVNEDTFDSNSEWQKGSYALRKLYHESKKPILVIFSSPSCGPCHVLKPQLKRVIKELDGAVLGVEIDIDKDQDIAKQAGINGTPTVQLFKEKLLKKQWQGVKQRSEFKEAIKNII, from the coding sequence ATGGAAAATAAAGAGAAGATTTCAAACGTAGAAAATGTTGTAATTATAGGTTCGGGACCTGCAGGTTACACCGCTGCAATATATGCCGCACGAGCAAATCTTCAACCATTACTTGTAACAGGATTTAATTCTGGTGGAATTCCTGGTGGGCAATTAATGACTACAACATTTGTTGAAAATTATCCAGGTTTCCCAGATGGAGTACTGGGTCCTGAATTGATGGATCTAATGAAGGCTCAAGCAGAAAGATGGGGTACTAATTTATACGAAAGTGATGTTGTGTCAATAAATACTGATTCACACCCATTTGAATTAAAAACTTTAGAAGGGACTATAAAAACTAACTCAATTATTATTGCAACTGGAGCAAGTGCTAATAGATTAGGCGTGATAAATGAAGATAAATTCTGGAGTAAAGGAATAAGTGCTTGTGCAATCTGTGATGGAGCAACTCCACAATTCAGAGATGAAGAACTAGCTGTTATAGGAGGAGGCGACTCTGCATGTGAAGAAGCCGCATACCTCACGAAGTATGGCAGCAAGGTGCATTTAATTGTTAGATCAGAAAAATTAAGGGCTAGCGCTGCAATGGTAGATAGAGTAAAAGCTAACCCAAAGATAGAAATTCATTGGAACACAAAAGTTGATAAAGCTGATGGTTCTGAATGGCTTGAGAGAATAGAAACTATTAACTCTCAAGAAGGTAAAGGGGAAATCAATATAAAAGGTCTTTTTTACGCGATAGGTCACACACCAAATACGAAGTTTTTGGGCAACAAAATTGACTTAGATAATAAGGGATATATTGCTTGTAAATCAGGAAGACCAGAAACATCTATCGAAGGCATCTTTGCAGCAGGTGATGTTGTTGATTCTGAGTGGAGACAAGGAGTTACCGCTGCAGGAACTGGTTGCATGGCAGCATTAGCTACCGAGAGGTGGCTAGCCGAGAAAAACTTAGCAAAAACTATAGTTAGAGAAACACCCGAACCAGAAAAAAAACTTAATTCATCAGATTTTAATGAAGAAGAAGTTAATGAAGACACTTTCGATTCAAATTCTGAATGGCAAAAAGGCAGTTATGCATTAAGGAAACTTTATCACGAGAGTAAAAAACCTATTTTAGTAATTTTTAGTTCTCCAAGTTGCGGCCCATGTCATGTTTTGAAACCTCAGTTAAAAAGGGTAATTAAAGAACTTGATGGTGCAGTTCTTGGGGTTGAAATAGATATTGATAAAGATCAAGATATTGCAAAACAAGCTGGTATTAACGGCACACCAACAGTTCAACTTTTTAAAGAAAAATTATTAAAAAAACAATGGCAAGGTGTTAAGCAAAGAAGTGAGTTTAAAGAAGCGATAAAAAATATTATCTAA
- a CDS encoding NAD(P)(+) transhydrogenase (Re/Si-specific) subunit beta, with translation MNLPVIIKFVIDLLAVLLLALGIKGLSKVKSARDANRLAAFAMSLSVVGLLSYYLGTSGIAIQSWIWIIIGSIIGSLCGAILAKKVPMTSMPETVALFNGCGGMSSLLVALGVAIFPISNSVENLDFLKSLINEVSISVSIFVGAITFTGSIVAMAKLQGWLSTPGWTQSKVRHFVNIVFAVASLIAFFDLINGNTSSIWLLVIVSSLLGIGVTLPIGGADMPVVISLLNSYSGIAAAAAGFVVDSQLLIVAGAMVGAAGLILTQVMCKGMNRSLVSVLFGGSLSAQSTASSGSGEYTNITSCSVEECALTLEAANKVIIVPGYGLAVAQAQHTLREVTKKLEQNGIEVVYAIHPVAGRMPGHMNVLLAEADVPYEQLKEMDVVNPDFPATDVVLVLGANDVVNPQAKNDSSSPLYGMPVLDVQEARTVFVIKRGMSAGYSGIKNDLFDLPNTSMVFGDAKKVLNDLIGELKDLGVGEK, from the coding sequence ATGAATCTACCTGTAATCATTAAATTCGTTATTGACCTTCTAGCAGTACTTTTACTGGCTTTGGGAATAAAAGGATTGTCAAAAGTAAAATCAGCAAGGGATGCAAATAGATTAGCTGCATTTGCGATGTCGCTATCAGTAGTAGGATTACTTTCTTATTATTTAGGCACTTCGGGAATTGCTATTCAGTCTTGGATTTGGATAATAATTGGATCAATAATAGGTAGTTTATGCGGAGCAATTCTTGCAAAAAAAGTACCTATGACCTCCATGCCTGAAACAGTGGCATTGTTCAATGGTTGTGGAGGAATGTCATCACTTTTGGTGGCCTTAGGAGTAGCTATTTTTCCTATTTCTAATAGTGTAGAAAATCTTGATTTTTTAAAGTCACTGATTAATGAAGTTTCAATATCTGTTTCTATATTTGTTGGTGCCATAACTTTCACAGGTTCAATTGTGGCGATGGCAAAGTTACAGGGTTGGTTGTCAACTCCAGGATGGACTCAGAGCAAAGTTAGACATTTTGTAAATATTGTTTTTGCAGTTGCTTCCTTGATAGCCTTTTTTGATTTGATAAACGGCAATACAAGTTCTATTTGGCTTTTAGTTATAGTTTCTTCTTTATTAGGTATTGGAGTTACTTTGCCAATTGGTGGAGCTGATATGCCAGTCGTTATATCTTTATTAAATAGTTATTCAGGGATTGCAGCGGCAGCAGCAGGTTTCGTTGTAGATAGTCAGCTTTTGATAGTAGCAGGCGCAATGGTTGGAGCGGCAGGTCTAATACTTACTCAAGTAATGTGCAAGGGTATGAATAGATCATTGGTCTCAGTTCTTTTTGGAGGATCTTTATCGGCACAAAGTACAGCCTCTTCTGGTTCAGGAGAATATACAAATATAACTTCTTGCAGTGTTGAAGAATGCGCATTGACTTTAGAGGCAGCCAACAAGGTAATTATTGTTCCTGGTTATGGTCTGGCAGTAGCTCAAGCTCAACATACTTTAAGGGAAGTGACAAAAAAACTAGAGCAAAATGGTATTGAAGTTGTTTACGCAATTCATCCTGTAGCGGGGAGGATGCCTGGACATATGAATGTACTTTTAGCAGAAGCAGACGTTCCTTACGAACAACTTAAAGAGATGGACGTTGTAAATCCTGATTTTCCAGCAACGGACGTTGTTTTAGTTTTAGGAGCAAATGATGTGGTTAATCCTCAAGCTAAAAATGATAGCTCTTCTCCTTTATATGGCATGCCAGTTCTTGATGTTCAGGAAGCAAGAACGGTATTTGTAATTAAACGTGGTATGAGTGCAGGTTACTCCGGAATAAAAAATGATTTATTTGATCTGCCAAATACCTCAATGGTCTTTGGTGATGCAAAAAAGGTACTGAATGATTTGATTGGAGAATTAAAGGATCTTGGAGTTGGGGAGAAATAA
- a CDS encoding NAD(P)H-binding protein, with amino-acid sequence MKILLVGATGTLGRQIAKQAIEDGHEVRCFVRNPRKSSFLQEWGCELTKGNLLNSSDIEYALQDIEVVIDAATSRPDDPKSIYEIDWDGKLNLFNACESLNVKRVIFLSILLTEKFRNVPLMDIKYCTEKLLEKSDLEYTIFKCAAFMQGVIGQFAIPILDSQAVWMSGTPTKIAYMNTQDMAKIVVAAVNNPKTHRTSLPLVGPKAWDSNEVISLCEKFSEKKAKIFRVSPFLISVTQKVVSFFQDSLNVAERLAFAEVTSSGESLDADMSKTYEILELKKDDMTSLESYIKEYYQQILKRLREMEADLNIEEKKRLPF; translated from the coding sequence ATGAAGATTCTTTTAGTAGGAGCAACAGGGACACTTGGTAGACAAATAGCAAAGCAAGCTATAGAAGATGGACATGAAGTAAGATGTTTTGTAAGAAATCCAAGAAAATCTTCCTTTCTACAAGAATGGGGTTGTGAGCTAACAAAAGGTAATTTATTAAATTCTTCTGATATCGAATATGCATTGCAAGACATTGAAGTAGTTATTGATGCAGCGACTAGTAGGCCAGATGATCCTAAAAGTATTTATGAAATTGATTGGGATGGAAAACTTAACTTATTCAATGCTTGCGAATCTTTAAACGTAAAAAGGGTAATATTCCTTTCTATCCTCCTAACAGAAAAGTTTAGAAATGTACCTTTAATGGACATTAAATATTGTACTGAAAAACTTCTTGAGAAATCTGATCTGGAATATACCATTTTCAAATGTGCAGCTTTTATGCAAGGAGTTATTGGTCAATTCGCCATCCCAATCTTGGATAGTCAGGCAGTGTGGATGAGTGGTACTCCAACTAAAATTGCTTATATGAATACTCAAGATATGGCGAAAATTGTTGTAGCAGCAGTAAATAATCCAAAAACTCACAGAACATCATTGCCATTAGTAGGTCCAAAAGCATGGGATTCAAATGAAGTTATATCTTTATGTGAAAAATTTAGTGAAAAAAAGGCGAAAATTTTTAGAGTTTCCCCCTTCCTTATTAGTGTCACTCAAAAAGTAGTTTCCTTTTTCCAAGATTCCCTTAATGTTGCTGAGCGATTGGCTTTTGCTGAAGTAACTAGTAGTGGTGAATCATTAGATGCTGACATGAGCAAAACTTACGAAATATTGGAACTTAAAAAAGATGATATGACCTCACTAGAGAGTTATATAAAGGAGTACTATCAACAAATACTTAAAAGATTAAGGGAAATGGAAGCAGATCTTAATATTGAAGAAAAAAAGAGATTACCCTTTTAA
- the petM gene encoding cytochrome b6-f complex subunit PetM translates to MAKEIFSIAAVFWILIPIGLVGGALLLKFQGD, encoded by the coding sequence ATGGCTAAAGAAATTTTTAGTATTGCAGCAGTTTTTTGGATACTGATACCAATAGGATTAGTTGGTGGTGCTTTGTTATTAAAGTTTCAGGGAGACTGA
- the infA gene encoding translation initiation factor IF-1 produces the protein MIETSGVIEKEQGNGFYLVTLEQPEGHQCLCRAAGKLTKFRIKLLAGDKVLVEISPYDLSRGRITYRERNAGGAKPTTNKNNPKRNNK, from the coding sequence ATGATTGAAACTTCAGGTGTAATAGAAAAAGAGCAGGGGAATGGATTTTATTTGGTTACCTTAGAACAACCTGAAGGACATCAATGTTTATGTAGAGCTGCAGGTAAATTGACTAAATTTAGAATTAAATTATTAGCTGGAGATAAAGTTTTAGTTGAGATTAGTCCTTATGATCTCTCTAGAGGGAGGATAACTTATAGAGAAAGAAATGCAGGTGGTGCTAAACCTACTACTAATAAAAATAACCCTAAGAGAAATAATAAATAA